The following DNA comes from Planctomycetia bacterium.
TCGATCATTTCGTCGCGAAAACGCGAAATAGCGAAAGCGCGAAGAGGATTTGGAATTGCTGCTTCGCCTAGTCGAGCAAATACGGCGAATCGGAGGAAAGCTCGTGGCGGATTTCATCCACGGGTTCGCCGCGGCCGGGGCCGGCGTAAAGGCGATTTGCGGAGTTGAAGACCCAGCCGGGCGTTGAGCTGATGTTGCGGTAGGCATGTACCACACCGGGCGGAACGAGCAGAAATTGGCGATCGCTTTCGCCGACCGTTCGCACGATGCGATTGCCAAGCGTCGGCGAGTCGTGGCGGGCATCCCAGAGATAGACGCGAAAGTCGCCTGGCCCGATGAACGCGAAGCAATCGGTTTGTTCGCGATGTTCGTGCGGCCCCCGGGCCACGCCCGGCGCGGTTTCGCTGACATAGGCCATTTGTGGCAGCAATCCGGCGGGCAATTCATCGGCGCGATAGAGCTCCAACAGCCAGCCGCGATGATCGGCGCGCAATGGCAGCGGGCGGAACTCGACGCCCTGGATCGACCCTGTTTCGAAGCGCATTGCCACCGCCTTTTCCGGAACTGTGATTTGCAAGCCGGCTCGGCCGTTATATCCTGACGCGAACCGCCGGCCAATCTGGCCCGGCCTGTGCACTTTCCAGCGGGATGAACCGATGACCCGTCGATGCTTGCCGTTTCTCGTCTTGGTTTCGCTGTTCGCGTTGGGCTGCGAGCCCGCGCCGGACAATCGCTTCGGCGGCTATGTGGAAGCCGAGAAGATCGAAGTCGGCTCGCGCGTTGGCGGCCGCGTGTTGGAGGTGCTGGTGGACGAAGGAGATCAAGTCACCAGCGGGCAGTTGCTGGTCCGCTTCGAGACGGAAGAACTCCAGGCCGAACTTTCCGAGTCCCAACATCGCGCCGAGCGGCTGGGCACCGTGTGGGAGAAATTAAAGGCCGGGCCGCGCAAACAGGAAATCGAAGTCGCGCGCCAGTTGCTGTCGGCCGCCGAACAAGGACAGGTCAACGCCGAGGCGACTTACAAACGCGGTCTGGAGGCCGGCGTGCCGACGCTTTCGCAACAAGAGTTGTCGGACCTGGAAACCGCCTGCAAAACCGCAACTGCCACGGCCGAAGCGCGGCGGCAGGAGTTGAATTTGCTCGTGGAAGGAACCCGTACCGAGGACTTGACGATTGCCCGGCATGAGTTGGAAGAGGCCGAAGATCGCGTGACGAAATTGAAATCGCAGCTCGACGAGGGAGAAGTCCATGCGCCGAGCGACGCTGTCGTCGAGGCGATCGACCTGGAACCTGGGGACCTGGTTCCGGGCGGCACGCCGTTGGCCACGCTGGTTCGCGCCGACGAACTGTGGGTGCGTTGCTTCGTGCCCTCGACGTTGGTGACGTTCGTGCATGTCGGCGACAAGGTGCGCGTGGAGGTCGATTCACGCCCCGGCGAAAGCTTTGCCGGGGAAGTGCTGCGTGTGAATCGCGTGGCCGAATACACGCCGCGCAACGTGCAGACCTTTGAACAACGCCAGGACCAAGTCTTCGGCGTCAAGGTTCGCGTGCGTGATCCTGAGGACGCACTTCGTCCCGGGATGGCAGCGACGGTCATGCTCGATGCGCAAGCCACCGCGCCCCAGAAGTAGCACTTGCCCGTCGTCTCCTTTCGCATCGCGAAAGGCTCCGAACCTTTCGCGATGCGAAAGGAGACGATGAAAGCCCGGCGCGCGTTTCGACGTAGGCGCAAACCGAGTGCGGCAACTTTAGCGATTGCGTAATTTTTGACGCCTTGCGTCATCGCGACACGGTAATTTTTACCACCCAGTTTGTATATTCGTCATAGTCGATTCGCGCGCGAACGTGCGCGCCCTTTTTCGCGCCACGCGTCGGCTATGCGACCCAAAATACTTGAAAGATTTTTTACGTGTCACAACTCGAAGCCGGGCTTGCGCTTCCACCATTGTGGTAGGCGAATGTTAAACTTTTCTGTTTGCCCGGTGCGTGGGAATTCGCCACATTAACGCATTGGAACCTACGCTTGGCACATAGCGTGCGATGTTGCGCGCAGTGTTCAGCGGTTCACTGAAATAAGACGAAACGCCGCGAGTCGGACCCGCATGGTGCGGACGCTCGCGGAGCTTGCGCCGGAGAATATCGAATCATGCACCAGACACGCTGGACTCACGCCTTCGCTGCGATCATGGTCACGCTGACGGCGGCCGCCACGGCCGATGCGCAGTTGATCTACTCGCAGAGTTATCGCCTGGAGTACGAAACCGTCTACGACGAGCAGCCGGTCACGGCCTATCGCCTGGAATACGAGACGGTGTACGAAGATCGGCCGGTGGTGCGCTACAAGCAGGTGGCGGAAACCGAGCTGCGCGAGCGCCGTTACACGGTGGCCAAGCCAGTCACGGAGACCTCGGAGCGCGAAGAGCGCTACACCGTGATGCAGCCCGTCTGGGAAACGCAGATTCGTGACCAGAGCTATGACCGCGTCCGCTACGTGCAAGAGACGCAAGAACGCGAAGAGCGCGTGATCGTCAACAAGCCCGTCTGGGAAACGCAGGAACGCGAGGAGCGGACCGTAGTGCGGCGGCCGGTGTACGAGACATCCGAACGCGAGCAGCAGTACACGGTCAATGAACCAGTCACGACCTACCAGACCCAATATGTCGATCAAGGCGCGTATGAAACGCAATATGCCACGCAGCCCGGCTCGATTCATAATCGCCTGATGTGGCAGCAACGCGGGATGACGGTCGATCCCTACACGGGCGCGACGATCGTGCAACGCCCGGGCCTGGTCTGGGCGCCTATGCAAGCGCCCGCTCAGGTCGTGGCGCAACAGGTCTATCGCCCGCACGTGGTCGCGCAGCAAGTTCCGCAGACAACGTACGTACAGCGCGTCGTAACACAAAAGGTACCGGTGCAGACGGTCCGCTACGAAGATGAAGTGCAAGTCCGCAAGGTGCCGGTGCAGGTCTACAAAGTGCTGCAAGAAGAGCAGGTGCGCAAGGTGCCGATCACGGTGATGAAGCCGGTGACGGAGCGCGTCGAGCAGAAGATTCCGATCCAGGTGATGAAAATGCTCCCGCAGGAGATGGTCCGGAAGATCCCGGTCGTCACGCAGCGGACCGAATACGAGGAACGCGTTGAGCAAGTCCCCGTGCAGGTGCTGAAAACCGTGGCGGTGCAGGAAACGAGCCGCGTGGCGAAGCTGGTCGAAAAGCGCGTGCCGGTCAACTACACGCGCAGGATTCCGCGGACGGTGGTGCGGCGCGTTCCCATCGACTGCTGCGGCAACGACATCATCGTGCAATCGCCGGGCTATTCGATCGTGACGCCGCCGCGCGGCGAGACGATCATCGAGCAGGAGCCGATTTCCACGTACAGCGGCGGCGCCAAAGCGCCTGCCGCACCGAGGGATGGCGCCAGCAAGGCGCCCGAGGTCGATCCGAACTCGGCAAAAGCTGCCGCAGAGCCGGCGAAGGATGCGACGGAAGCGGTCGACGAGACGCCGGCAGACAACGGTGTTCCTCCGCTCGACGATGACGAGCCAATTCCCGGACCGGGTTAGGTTCGCAGCAGAAGTTGCCTCCAGTCCTCGACGCCTCACTCCGTTTTACGCGACGTGTGATCGTGGACGACGACCCACCGGCCGTCGATTTTGCGCGTCACCAGGGAGAAATTGCCAGCTAAGGGTTCGCTGTCGCGTGCCACTTGCCAGCCCCCCAGCACGAGCGCCGCGGAGTCGCCGAGCGGCGTGATCTCGAATTCGCTCAAGGTCAATCGTCCCATCGTTTCTCGCGTTGGGTAGCGGGCTTGATACCGATTCAACGTCGCGGTCCATCCCCGCGTCGTTTCCCCGCCGGAACTGAAAGTCAGGGCGTCTGACTTCCAATAGTGTTCCATGAACCCATCCAGGTTGCCGTCGTTCCACGCTTGCTCTTGAGTGCGCAGCACCGTTTCGACAGCGGCGCGGACGGCTTCGTCGCCGTCAATTGGCGTCGCCGAAGATTTCGGGGAGGTTGGATTCGCTTGCGTCGGGCCGGCTTGTACCCGGGAACGTTCGGCCTGCAATTTGGCCACGGCCTCCTCGGCTCGGGCGCGTTCCGCCTGGGCGACGGCCGCGATGCTTTGGCTACGGACGCTCCAAACATAAACGCCCCCGCCCACCGCCATCAGCAGCAGCGCCAACAAAACGATTGCCGTCACAACGACGGCCGCTCCGGAGTCGGAATTGCGGCTCATGTTATTCTCCAGACTCGATAAATATCAAAAAATCACCGCCAAACCGCGGTCGCCATCCTATCACGGCTGGTCGGCCCGGGACAATTCTGCGCGTGATGAAGCTCGCACTATGCGGGCATGGAGCGCATCATTCCTCCGTTCCGCGCTACGTCGACCGACGCCGATCGCGCCACTAGAATCGCCGTATGCGATTCGCCCTTCTTGGTCACGACGAGCACACTCTCAGCATTGCCGAGGCGATTCGCCGGTTGGGGCATGAGGTGTCTCATATTTGGGACGCCGAGCCGCAGCGGGCGCGGTT
Coding sequences within:
- a CDS encoding HlyD family efflux transporter periplasmic adaptor subunit, giving the protein MTRRCLPFLVLVSLFALGCEPAPDNRFGGYVEAEKIEVGSRVGGRVLEVLVDEGDQVTSGQLLVRFETEELQAELSESQHRAERLGTVWEKLKAGPRKQEIEVARQLLSAAEQGQVNAEATYKRGLEAGVPTLSQQELSDLETACKTATATAEARRQELNLLVEGTRTEDLTIARHELEEAEDRVTKLKSQLDEGEVHAPSDAVVEAIDLEPGDLVPGGTPLATLVRADELWVRCFVPSTLVTFVHVGDKVRVEVDSRPGESFAGEVLRVNRVAEYTPRNVQTFEQRQDQVFGVKVRVRDPEDALRPGMAATVMLDAQATAPQK
- a CDS encoding dTDP-4-dehydrorhamnose 3,5-epimerase family protein, translating into MRFETGSIQGVEFRPLPLRADHRGWLLELYRADELPAGLLPQMAYVSETAPGVARGPHEHREQTDCFAFIGPGDFRVYLWDARHDSPTLGNRIVRTVGESDRQFLLVPPGVVHAYRNISSTPGWVFNSANRLYAGPGRGEPVDEIRHELSSDSPYLLD
- a CDS encoding DUF4440 domain-containing protein, producing the protein MSRNSDSGAAVVVTAIVLLALLLMAVGGGVYVWSVRSQSIAAVAQAERARAEEAVAKLQAERSRVQAGPTQANPTSPKSSATPIDGDEAVRAAVETVLRTQEQAWNDGNLDGFMEHYWKSDALTFSSGGETTRGWTATLNRYQARYPTRETMGRLTLSEFEITPLGDSAALVLGGWQVARDSEPLAGNFSLVTRKIDGRWVVVHDHTSRKTE